The sequence below is a genomic window from Plasmodium vivax scf_7150 genomic scaffold, whole genome shotgun sequence.
ATGTACTGGTCCTCTATAATCTACTGATGCCGCACGAGTTTCTGCTTCCTTTGAATGGTCTATGGTTACTGAATCGATTTGGTGTTCTTGAAGTGCTTCATGTCCATGTGCACTTTCTACTTGTTGCTGTTGTTCTTGTATATCAGTACGTCTTCCTTGTTCAGCTATAGCTTTAGAACCAGATTCTTCAACTTGTGCTTTTAACAATGCCGCTTGTTGTCGCGCTCTTGCTTCAACTTCtaattgttctttttctctttctatCTCTATTTTTGACTTATGCAATAGGTATTTCCTATGTGGACATTCATAATAAGGCTGCAATTTTAATCCTTCAATTAAACCTTTCATAACTAatgatttattaattaaatctTTATCTTCCTCATAATTATCTACGATATTATTGTGATACTGAATTGCATATCCCAAGGTATTACATTGATCtgcataatttttccaaTATGGTGTTTTGGTATATTCATAGTACTTATcatacaaataatataagtttttcaatttatcaAATATGTTAGAATCTATGTAAAACATTTTAGATTCACAATAATCATTTGTATAACcatcctcttttttaaattcctccacaaattttttagtaATACTAAATGTATCTTCATTATATTCtacattgttttttttttcgacttctttaaataaaatatagctAATATAATTACAAGCATTTGAGGAATCATAAGATATAAAAACACCTTTGTTGTTTATATGtctaaatatttctttaaaaatatcattatacTTTCGTTTTTCTTGACCATCCGTAGTATTATTAATAACATTATTAAATTTCTGTGTGTTAAATTCTACTCCCCAATCGGGGTtgaatttatttctaaaaaattcaaattcgTTATAATTAAGGTactaaaagaaaagaatgagttataatatatattaagattaaagaaaaatattatgataaaaatcaTATTCTATTATAAGTTACGTAAgtcttttaaataaaaagatattatatatatactcattaaaaaatgaaaaataccCAAGGTTTTGGTGACATTGTTGCCATTGTTTTTGAAGAAAGGTAGTAAaagatgttaaaaaaatagttaatatttaatttattgtttaataaaataatattattaaatatatttttcttttacactATATATTTCATAGTTACTTAAATTGTAATCATATAAACGTAGTATGGGCTATATTTCAGTTAATATT
It includes:
- a CDS encoding hypothetical protein (encoded by transcript PVX_108255A) encodes the protein MSPKPWYLNYNEFEFFRNKFNPDWGVEFNTQKFNNVINNTTDGQEKRKYNDIFKEIFRHINNKGVFISYDSSNACNYISYILFKEVEKKNNVEYNEDTFSITKKFVEEFKKEDGYTNDYCESKMFYIDSNIFDKLKNLYYLYDKYYEYTKTPYWKNYADQCNTLGYAIQYHNNIVDNYEEDKDLINKSLVMKGLIEGLKLQPYYECPHRKYLLHKSKIEIEREKEQLEVEARARQQAALLKAQVEESGSKAIAEQGRRTDIQEQQQQVESAHGHEALQEHQIDSVTIDHSKEAETRAASVDYRGPVHNTLSRQYGRYYRERGHSYDSQLENILGSGEERNHISGDPLSSSSEGRGFIHNMKDAFSTISENVDPVPLMGVSGGMGALFLLFRYTPVGTYFRGGRGRARRIPSGFSGPFPGVFPDIQDYEGGHIGYGPMNPLAE